The region GAGTAGGACGGCATCGTCGCCGAAACCGATCTTGCAGATGCCTTTGTCGGTTGCGGCGACCAGCACGAAGCCGAGCGAGGTCGGTGCGCTGGCGTAACGCACGGTGAGCCCCGCGCCTTTGCGGCGGAACGCGGATGGCGCCATCCCCAATTCCGCCGAGGCGCTGTCGTACATCCGCGATGGCGAGCCGAAGCCGGCGTCGAGCGTAGCGCGCGTCACGTCCGACCCGCTCTGCAGCGCATCGCGCAGCGCGGCGCCGCGTTGCGCGGCCTGATACTGACGCGGCGACACACCCACCACGCGTTTGAACAGGCGCTGCAGGTGGAATGGGCTGACGTGCACCGCGTCGCTCAATTGCGCTAGCGTGAGGCGTTGTTGCGGATCGGCATCCAGCGCGGCACAAGCGCGATTGACGATTTCCAGCTCGCGCGGCAGGCCGCCGGGCTGGCAACGCTTGCAATCGCGATAGCCCGCGGCGCGCGCGGCGTTGGCGTCGGTGAAGAAAACGACATTCTCGCGGCGTGGCTGGCGCGACGCGCATGACGGGCGGCAGAACACGCCCGTCGTTTTGACGGCGTAGAAGAACGCGCCGTCGGCCTGCGGCTCGCGGCAGGTGACGGCTTTCCAACGCTCGGCGTCGGTGGCCCAGCTCGGAGTGCTGACGGCGGCTTCGTTGCTGGTCTCGGTACGGTCGCTGCGGTTCATGATGGTCCCGGAAAGGCGGTGTCGATGCTCACCAATGTAGGCCGCATGCCAACACACTACGCCCCGGTTCTTGCTCTGTCATTTCGCTCCCTCGTAGGCATCGAGCCCCGCAGGCGCTCGGTTAGCCTCAAACTGCGACAATTTGGCCCGATATCGGGTTTTCCCTTAAAAAGTTATTGCGTCGCATCGGCCCGATGTGTATATTAGTACCTGTCTCCTCCATGTCTCCTCCTGATATGGATTCAGCCCGCTCCACATAGAGCGGGCTTTTTTTCGTCTGAACATTTCATATCTGTCCCTCGGAGCCGGTTCATCACCCGCTCTCGCTACCCTTTCCTTTCTTCTACACTGGTGGCTGTTCATCCATTTCTGCGAACCAGCCAAGGGGCGTTCGACATGAAAATCCACATTCGCGAGATCGATCACATCGTCATTCGGGCGTCGAACGTTGCGGAGATGACGCGTTTTTATTGCGAAGTGCTCGGTTGCAGCGTTGAGAAGGAGCAGGCCGATCTGGGCCTGACGCAATTGCGCGCGGGGCGCTCGCTGATCGACCTGTTAAAGGTCGGTGCGGAGCTCGATCACCCCGAAAACGGTGTGCCGGGCGCGGGGCGGAATATGGACCACGTGTGTTTGCGCGTCGACCCGTTCGAC is a window of Paraburkholderia phytofirmans OLGA172 DNA encoding:
- the ada gene encoding bifunctional DNA-binding transcriptional regulator/O6-methylguanine-DNA methyltransferase Ada, producing the protein MNRSDRTETSNEAAVSTPSWATDAERWKAVTCREPQADGAFFYAVKTTGVFCRPSCASRQPRRENVVFFTDANAARAAGYRDCKRCQPGGLPRELEIVNRACAALDADPQQRLTLAQLSDAVHVSPFHLQRLFKRVVGVSPRQYQAAQRGAALRDALQSGSDVTRATLDAGFGSPSRMYDSASAELGMAPSAFRRKGAGLTVRYASAPTSLGFVLVAATDKGICKIGFGDDAVLLADELRGEFANAELVEDAARLAPFIAQIDAYLRGTRQDFDLPLDIAATAFRQRVWDALRRIPYGETRSYSQIAEAVGSPRAVRAVASACATNPVALAIPCHRVVQKGGALAGYRWGLPRKATLLDNEAQHAPVVPLDEPDRREHAAIAATTNLDHAA
- a CDS encoding VOC family protein; this translates as MKIHIREIDHIVIRASNVAEMTRFYCEVLGCSVEKEQADLGLTQLRAGRSLIDLLKVGAELDHPENGVPGAGRNMDHVCLRVDPFDAEALTAHLAQHGARPGEAALRYGADGFGQSLYLFDPEGNMVELKGPPEAARATSL